CGAGGTAGACCTCCATGAGCCTTCTGCTTATTCCGAAGTCCCCGCCTATCGGCTGTCTGACGTTCTTTCCGTAGAGCGAGGCCGTCATCGGGTAGGCTATGTTGTTGGTTATGGTTCCGTCCCATTTGTGCCTTATGTACAGCGGCGCCACGAAGTCATAGCCTTCCTCGATGGGCCTGGCGAAGCGGTATATCCACTCGGGGGTTATGCTCCTCAAATCGCTGTCGACGAAGACTATGGCATCGGCGTCCCTTCCGAGGGCGAACTCCATGAGCTCCTTCATGGCACTGCCCTTCCCTGGGATGGGCCATCTGTAAACGAAGCTGTGAACCTCGACACCATCTGGGACCTCCGTCCTCATCACTGCGTCCCTCGTCCCGTCGGTGCTCCCCCCGTCGGCGTTGACGACTATTCCCCCCCCAAAGTATTTTTTAAGTCCTTCTGCGGCCTGTTTCACGACAAAGGAGATGGTCTCAGCGTTGTTGTAACTGGGAATTCCGACGATAACCCTCATCTTCTCCACCCTCGTAAGTTACAACCATTTAAAGTGGTTTATTTTGAAAAGGGTTATATACCTTTCGACCGTATCTGGAAGCAGGCGATGTCCATGGAGCTGAGGGTGGGAGTGATAGGCTGTGGAAACATATTCAACCTCGCCCACAAAAAGGCGCTGAGGGGAATAGAGGGGATTAAGGTCGTTGCCTGCATGGATATAGACGCTGCCAGAGCGAAGGAAGGTGCCAAAGCTTTTGGAGCGAAGGCTTTCACGAGCCTCGATGAGTTCCTTGACCTCGACCTCGACGTCGTGGAAATACTGACGCCGACTTATACCCACGCCGAGCTGGCCCTCGCGGCCCTTAAGGCTGGAAAGCATGTGGTAGTCGAGAAGCCGATAGCCCTCACCGTCGAAGAGGGCGAGAAGATGATAAGGGCCGCGGAGAAAGAGGGTCTCCACCTCTTCGTTGGCCATGTGAGGCGCTTTGACCTCAGATGGATGCAGATGAAGGAGGTCATAAAGAAGCGCAACATCCTCCCCATGCACATAAGAAAGGCCGAAGTGCAGAACCTCCCCTTCCCGAAGGACTACTGGTACTGGGACGAGAACAGGAGCGGCGGCGTTGCCGTTGACCTTGGAGTCCACGTCACGGACTTCCTGCGCTGGTTCTTTGAGAGCGAGCCCCTGCGGGTCTACGCCGTTGGAAAGTCCATCAAGGAGGAGGCAAGGGCAAACGGAACGTTCGACCACTTCATGATGATGATAGCGTTCGAGGGGGGGAAGACAGGCATAGCCGAGGTCAGCTGGGCGTATCCCTATCCCTCTCGCTACGGCGTGTTCTACCACCACGTTGACATCATAGGCAAGAACGGCAGGATACGCTACACCCCTTTGGATACCCCGGTCGTCGGCGTTGCCAAGGCCAACTTCGAGATGCCCCGTTTCTCACCGCTCCTGTCGACGTTTCCAGAGGCCTTCGAGAGGGAGCTGAGGCACTTCTTCAACTGCATCAGGGGCAGGGAGGAGCCAATGGTTACAGCGGAGGACGCTCTTATTGCGCTGAAGATTGCAGAAAAGGCCAAGGAAAGCGCCCGGAAGGGGGAGGTGGTTGAGATATGAGGAAGCTCAACTTTGGAGTAATCAGCTACGCCCATCCGCATGCCCTTCGTTTTGCATCGGTGATTGCGGGGGGCAAGAGGACAAAGCTCGTCGCCATATCCGGGGACGGCTCGAACTCTGACGTGGCGAGGGCAGAGGCGAAGAAGTACGGGGCGAAGTTCTACAGGAACTACGAGGCCCTCCTGAGGGACAAAAACGTGGAGGCCGTTTACATCGCCATAGAAACGTATAGACACAAGGAAGTATCCGTCAGGGCGGCTGAAGAGGGCAAGCACATACTCCTTGAGAAGCCCATCGCCCTGAACCTCAAGGACGCCGATGAGGTGATAAAGGCCGCTAAAAAGGCAGGGGTTAAGCTCATGTTGCCTTTCAACCCGCGCTTTACAGATCCTCTCAGAAAGGCCAAGGAGATGATCGATGCGGGCGAGATAGGTGCTCTGGAATACATACAAACGATTTCTGAAAATGTCAAGCCGCCTATATTCCTCCAGGGGCTCGATATGGGCTGGTTCTTAGACATCAAAAAGTCCGGCGGCGGGGGCTTCATGGACACCGCGCCCCACGGCGTTGACTCCCTTCTCTGGCTCACCGGCGATGTGCCCAGGAAGGTCTACGCCGACATAGGGAGCAAGATATACGGCTTCCCGGTGGACGATATAGGGACGGCCGTCCTTGAGTTCAGGAAAGGTGTTCTGGCGGTTCTTACCGCGGGCTGGGGCAACCCGAAGGGCTACTCCTACGGCATCGAGATAAAGTACTACCTCGTTGGCAGGGAGG
This window of the Thermococcus thermotolerans genome carries:
- a CDS encoding Gfo/Idh/MocA family protein; translation: MSMELRVGVIGCGNIFNLAHKKALRGIEGIKVVACMDIDAARAKEGAKAFGAKAFTSLDEFLDLDLDVVEILTPTYTHAELALAALKAGKHVVVEKPIALTVEEGEKMIRAAEKEGLHLFVGHVRRFDLRWMQMKEVIKKRNILPMHIRKAEVQNLPFPKDYWYWDENRSGGVAVDLGVHVTDFLRWFFESEPLRVYAVGKSIKEEARANGTFDHFMMMIAFEGGKTGIAEVSWAYPYPSRYGVFYHHVDIIGKNGRIRYTPLDTPVVGVAKANFEMPRFSPLLSTFPEAFERELRHFFNCIRGREEPMVTAEDALIALKIAEKAKESARKGEVVEI
- a CDS encoding Gfo/Idh/MocA family protein; translated protein: MRKLNFGVISYAHPHALRFASVIAGGKRTKLVAISGDGSNSDVARAEAKKYGAKFYRNYEALLRDKNVEAVYIAIETYRHKEVSVRAAEEGKHILLEKPIALNLKDADEVIKAAKKAGVKLMLPFNPRFTDPLRKAKEMIDAGEIGALEYIQTISENVKPPIFLQGLDMGWFLDIKKSGGGGFMDTAPHGVDSLLWLTGDVPRKVYADIGSKIYGFPVDDIGTAVLEFRKGVLAVLTAGWGNPKGYSYGIEIKYYLVGREGFLDVRTAYPDFTVYQDRAEKIYWDRPDVRGIVNSFTEAVLKGREIPITGEDAKKNLAIILAAYESSRKGRTVKLRL